The Plectropomus leopardus isolate mb chromosome 7, YSFRI_Pleo_2.0, whole genome shotgun sequence genome window below encodes:
- the slc6a19b gene encoding LOW QUALITY PROTEIN: solute carrier family 6 member 19b (The sequence of the model RefSeq protein was modified relative to this genomic sequence to represent the inferred CDS: inserted 1 base in 1 codon), which translates to MKLKLPNPGLEDRILSHEQLDKLEEEEAGDRPKWDNKAQYMLTCVGFCVGLGNVWRFPYLCQSHGGGAFMIPFLILLVLEGIPLLHLEFAIGQRLRRGSLGVWATVHPYLTGIGIASMCVSLTISLYYNTIIAWILWYFFNSFQQPLPWSQCPINANLTGVVSECERSSPVDYFWYRETLNTTPTIEDDGGLQWWILLCHICAWGLLYICIIRGIETTGKAVYVTSTLPYVVLTIFLIRGLTLKGSLNGVKFLFTPDLTELAKPTTWLDAGAQVFYSFSLAFGGLISFSSYNSVHNNCEQDAVIISSINGITSVYAATVIYTIIGFRATERFDSCLSGNILSLLNKFELPEGAITDSNYDEVLQRLSETNPGVIQELDLRACDLNTFLSEGVEGTGLAFIVFTEAITKMPLSPLWAVLFFIMLFCLGLSSMFGNIEGVLVPLQDLKVFPKKWPKEAVTGVTCIFCCLVGLIFIQGSGNYWLSLFDTYGGSIPLLVVAFFEIXSVVYIYGIDRFNDDIKFMIGHKPNIFWQATWRVISPLIMFFILVFYFITKVSENIFYKAWNPESDNFPTLEEKPYPVWIYVIIFILAGIPSIAVPFFALWNFLKAKRRDRSQPDNISDQIQMNNESKKSLH; encoded by the exons ATGAAGTTAAAACTCCCCAATCCAGGCCTGGAGGACAGGATATTGTCCCATGAGCAGCTGGACAAGCTGGAGGAAGAAGAGGCTGGAGACAGACCGAAATGGGACAACAAGGCCCAGTACATGCTGACCTGTGTGGGGTTTTGTGTGGGACTTGGAAATGTTTGGCGGTTCCCCTACCTGTGTCAGAGTCATGGGGGAG gTGCATTTATGATCCCATTTCTGATCCTGCTGGTTCTGGAAGGAATCCCACTTCTACATCTTGAGTTTGCCATCGGCCAACGGTTGAGAAGAGGCAGTTTGGGAGTGTGGGCGACAGTTCATCCCTATCTGACTGGCATTG GTATTGCATCCATGTGCGTATCTCTGACGATCAGTCTCTACTACAACACCATTATTGCCTGGATTCTGTGGTACTTCTTCAACTCATTTCAACAGCCCCTGCCTTGGAGTCAATGCCCCATAAATGCCAATTTAACAG GCGTTGTCTCAGAGTGTGAGAGGAGCTCCCCTGTGGATTATTTCTGGTACAGGGAGACCCTGAACACAACTCCAACGATTGAAGATGATGGTGGCCTGCAGTGGTGGATACTGTTATGTCATATTTGTGCATGGGGTCTGCTCTACATCTGCATTATTCGTGGTATTGAGACCACTGGAAAG gcTGTGTATGTGACTTCAACCCTTCCATACGTGGTGCTGACAATATTTCTGATCAGAGGGTTGACCTTGAAGGGCTCTTTGAATGGAGTTAAGTTTCTCTTCACACCAGAT TTAACAGAGCTGGCAAAGCCAACGACATGGCTCGATGCGGGTGCTCAAGTTTTCTATTCCTTCTCGCTGGCTTTTGGTGGTCTTATTTCTTTCTCCAGCTACAACTCAGTGCA TAACAACTGTGAACAGGATGCAGTAATCATCTCTTCCATCAACGGTATCACCTCTGTCTATGCTGCAACAGTCATTTACACCATTATTGGCTTCAGAGCAACAGAGAGATTTGACAGCTGTCTTTCTGG aAACATCCTATCATTATTAAATAAGTTTGAGCTCCCTGAAGGCGCCATCACTGACAGCAACTATGATGAGGTTCTTCAACGTCTTAGTGAAACTAACCCTGGTGTTATTCAAGAGCTGGATTTAAGGGCCTGTGACTTAAATACTTTTCTCAGTGAG GGAGTTGAAGGAACTGGTTTGGCCTTCATTGTGTTCACTGAGGCCATCACCAAGATGCCTCTCTCACCGCTGTGGGCCGTCCTTTTCTTTATAATGCTCTTCTGTCTCGGCCTGTCTTCTATGTTTGGTAACATAGAAGGAGTTCTAGTGCCACTGCAAGACCTCAAAGTTTTCCCCAAGAAATGGCCAAAGGAGGCTGTCACTG GTGTGACATGCATATTCTGCTGTCTGGTGGGTCTGATTTTTATCCAAGGCTCAGGGAACTATTGGCTTTCACTCTTTGACACCTATGGAGGATCCATCCCTTTGCTAGTTGTTGCTTTTTTCGAGA TCTCTGTGGTTTACATATATGGGATAGACAG GTTCAATGATGATATCAAGTTCATGATTGGACACAAACCCAACATCTTCTGGCAGGCAACATGGAGAGTCATCAGCCcactcattatgtttttcatcTTGGTCTTTTACTTCATCACTAAAGTTTCTGAAAATATCTTTTATAAAGCCTGGAATCCTGAATcg GATAATTTCcctacacttgaagaaaaaccaTATCCAGTCTGGATCTATGTGATCATCTTTATATTAGCAGGGATACCCAGTATTGCTGTGCCTTTTTTTGCTCTCTGgaattttttaaaggcaaagaGGAGGGATAGGTCACAACCCGATAATATCTCTGACCAAATTCAAATGAACAACGAAAGCAAAAAATCCCTACactaa
- the LOC121945402 gene encoding sodium-dependent neutral amino acid transporter B(0)AT3-like, which yields METAGSAEQTQDFGAKDTTERPKWDNKVQYLLTCIGFAVGLGNVWRFPYLCQIYGGGAFLIPYVIALVFEGLPLLHMELAIGQRLRMGSVGVWNSISPYLGGLGVASLVVSFLVGLFYNMILAWILWYFFHSFQSPLPWRDCPLNLNHTGYITECDKSSPVNYFWYRQTLNITPNIETSGSLQWWLVLCLASAWCLVYICFIRGIETIGKAIYITATFPYLVLTIFLVRSLTLSGATDGLVYLFTPNWETLKNPKVWLDAATQIFFSLSLAFGGLIAFSSYNAQKNNCERDALIVGCVNSFTSLYASIPIFAILGFKANENYNDCQNWNILTLTNSFNIGDENITLENYDDWLNYLNTTNPSEVESLDLKTCNLQTFLDQSASGTGLAFIVFTEVVIKMPGSQVWAVLFFVMLFSLGLSSMFGNLEGVLTPMLDLHMIPPWIPKEIFTGLICLTSFTAALIFTLGSGNYWLGIFNSFVGSMPLLIIAFFEIISVVYIYGINRFNDDIEWMTGRRPNIYWQATWRFISPFMLLVVFVAYVVVEAEKRPTYNAWNPDYVHFPLADVQHYPEWVYVICVLLSVLPVVSIPLVALYKFVGFLKKYIMSRHNQNPYANEFCNGEL from the exons ATGGAGACAGCTGGAAGTGCTGAGCAGACGCAGGATTTTGGAGCCAAGGACACCACTGAAAGGCCAAAATGGGACAACAAAGTTCAATACTTGCTTACCTGCATAGGTTTTGCTGTGGGACTTGGTAATGTGTGGAGATTTCCATATTTGTGTCAAATCTATGGTGGAG GGGCGTTTCTGATTCCTTATGTTATTGCCCTGGTGTTTGAGGGACTTCCTCTGCTGCACATGGAACTGGCCATCGGACAGCGGCTCAGAATGGGGAGTGTCGGAGTATGGAACTCAATCTCCCCTTACCTGGGAGGTTTAG GTGTGGCTTCCTTGGTAGTATCCTTCCTAGTTGGTCTGTTCTACAACATGATTTTGGCCTGGATCCTCTGGTACTTCTTCCACTCCTTTCAAAGTCCACTTCCCTGGAGGGACTGCCCATTAAACTTGAATCATACTG GCTATATAACTGAATGTGACAAGAGCTCGCCAGTGAACTATTTTTGGTATCGTCAAACACTTAACATCACACCCAACATTGAGACCAGTGGGTCCCTGCAGTGGTGGCTTGTGCTGTGTCTCGCATCTGCTTGGTGCCTCGTGTATATCTGCTTCATACGTGGAATTGAGACAATTGGAAAG GCTATTTACATCACAGCCACCTTTCCATATCttgttttgaccattttcttgGTCAGATCCTTGACTCTGTCCGGAGCCACAGATGGCCTAGTTTACCTCTTTACTCCAAAT TGGGAAACCCTGAAAAATCCAAAGGTCTGGTTGGATGCTGCTACTCaaatctttttctctctgtctttggcCTTTGGGGGACTTATTGCTTTTTCCAGTTATAATGCTCAGAA GAATAATTGTGAGAGAGACGCCCTAATTGTTGGATGTGTGAACAGTTTTACATCATTATATGCATCAATTCCTATTTTTGCCATTCTTGGATTTAAAGCGAATGAAAACTACAATGACTGCCAAAATTG GAATATACTTACGTTGACAAATTCATTCAACATTGGGGATGAAAACATAACCCTTGAAAACTATGACGACTGGTTAAACTATCTCAACACAACCAATCCCAGCGAGGTTGAAAGCCTCGATCTAAAGACCTGCAACTTACAGACTTTCCTGGACCAG AGCGCCTCTGGAACCGGACTAGCCTTCATTGTGTTCACTGAGGTGGTGATAAAAATGCCAGGCTCTCAGGTGTGGGCGGTGCTCTTCTTTGTCATGCTCTTCAGCCTGGGCCTGTCCTCCATGTTTGGAAATCTAGAAGGAGTCCTTACTCCTATGCTGGACCTGCACATGATTCCACCCTGGATTCCTAAGGAAATTTTCACAG GTTTAATATGTCTCACCTCCTTCACTGCGGCCCTCATCTTTACTTTGGGCTCTGGAAACTACTGGCTGGGAATTTTCAACAGCTTCGTAGGCTCCATGCCTCTGCTCATCATTGCCTTCTTTGAGATCATCAGTGTGGTATATATCTATGGAATAAACAG GTTTAATGACGACATTGAATGGATGACGGGTCGCAGACCAAACATCTACTGGCAGGCCACTTGGCGCTTTATCAGTCCTTTCATGcttctggttgtttttgtggcatATGTTGTAGTCGAGGCTGAAAAACGACCAACATACAACGCCTGGAACCCAGATTAT GTGCACTTCCCCCTCGCTGATGTTCAACACTATCCTGAATGGGTTTATGTTATCTGTGTGCTCTTATCTGTCCTTCCTGTTGTATCCATTCCTCTTGTAGCTCTCTACAAATTTGTTGGCTTCCTGAAGAAGTACATCATGAGCAGACACAATCAAAATCCATATGCAAATGAATTCTGTAATGGAGAACTGTAA
- the si:ch211-254p10.2 gene encoding solute carrier family 40 member 1, whose amino-acid sequence MSQRADASQCGGVVVEFESDDIRDARANKARSIPGSALIYLKGPKFLIYVSGALSMWGDRMWHFAISVFLIELYGRNLLLTAVFGLVVAGSVLLLGALIGDWVDRNPRNKVAHASLFIQNISVTVCSIVLMLVFSYKQRIEQIWDGWLTVVCYTVVIVLADVANLASTALTIAIQRDWIVVITGYNRGHLAGMNATMRRIDQVTNILAPLAVGQVMTLASNVVGCGFILGWNLVSLIVEFFFLSRVYRIVPALSVKPPAVEEDQVYLQRVERRISQGEGNVAQPQPLTEGNCNTSLHLKEITNLPLCFRRFRWLVSTCKDGWRAYYRQPVFLAGMGLAFLYTTVLGFDCITTGYAYTQGISGSLLSLLMGVSAITGLMGTVMFTRLRKSYGLVNTGIISSCLHLGCLLLCVCSVFAPGSPMDLSLLMPYITSNSSTELGGMASQRQKHTYPLRGGSNQPLLPDRSSIHWTNNTVLFDNVPSDTAPESYISIILLFLGVITARIGLWSFDLTVTQLLQENICESERGVVNGVQSSMNYLMDLLHFIMVISAPQPQHFGILVIISVLFITTGHTMYFLYAHKAKRKRRLDT is encoded by the exons ATGTCCCAGCGAGCAGATGCCTCCCAGTGTGGCGGGGTTGTGGTTGAGTTTGAGTCCGATGACATCAGGGATGCCAGAGCTAACAAAGCTAGGAGTATACCAG GTTCAGCTCTTATCTACCTCAAGGGTCCCAAGTTTCTCATCTATGTCAGTGGAGCGTTGTCAATGTGG GGCGACCGCATGTGGCACTTTGCAATTTCTGTGTTCCTGATAGAGCTGTACGGCCGTAACCTGCTGTTGACTGCGGTGTTTGGGTTGGTAGTGGCTGGGTCAGTGCTCCTGCTAGGGGCTTTGATTGGAGACTGGGTTGATCGCAATCCCAGGAATAAAG TTGCACATGCATCTCTTTTCATTCAGAACATCTCAGTGACAGTGTGTAGCATTGTGCTCATGTTGGTGTTCTCCTATAAGCAAAGGATTGAACAGATCTGGGATGGATGGCTTACT GTGGTTTGTTATACGGTGGTGATCGTCCTGGCAGATGTGGCAAACCTTGCAAGCACAGCACTGACCATTGCCATTCAGAGGGACTGGATTGTGGTTATCACGGGCTACAACCGAGGTCACCTTGCTG GAATGAATGCGACCATGAGGCGGATAGATCAGGTGACTAACATCCTGGCCCCACTAGCAGTGGGACAGGTCATGACCCTGGCCTCCAATGTAGTTGGCTGTGGCTTTATCCTGGGCTGGAACCTCGTCTCTCTCATTGTGgagtttttcttcttgtcaCGGGTGTACCGCATCGTTCCTGCTCTCTCAGTCAAACCACCAGCGGTGGAGGAGGATCAGGTGTATCTGCAGAGGGTGGAGAGGAGAATATCACAAG GCGAAGGTAATGTTGCACAACCTCAACCTCTGACCGAAGGTAACTGCAACACAAGCCTGCACCTAAAAGAAATCACCAACCTGCCGCTGTGTTTCCGGAGGTTTCGCTGGCTGGTAAGCACCTGCAAGGACGGCTGGAGGGCCTACTATCGCCAGCCTGTCTTCCTGGCAGGAATGGGCCTGGCTTTCCTCTACACCACTGTGCTGGGCTTTGACTGCATCACCACTGGGTATGCCTACACTCAGGGCATAAGCGGCTCTCTCCTTAGTCTGCTGATGGGTGTATCGGCTATCACAGGGCTGATGGGCACTGTGATGTTCACTAGACTACGGAAGAGCTATGGCCTGGTTAACACAGGCATCATCTCAAGCTGCCTCCACCTAGGCTGcttgctgctctgtgtgtgctctgtgtttGCCCCTGGCAGCCCTATGGATCTTAGCTTGCTGATGCCCTACATTACCTCCAATTCCTCCACTGAGCTTGGAGGTATGGCAAGCcaaaggcaaaaacacactTATCCTCTGAGGGGAGGCAGCAATCAGCCGCTGCTACCCGACCGCTCCTCCATCCACTGGACCAACAACACTGTGCTCTTTGACAACGTGCCCTCTGACACAGCGCCAGAATCGTACATCTCCATCATCCTCCTGTTCTTGGGTGTCATCACAGCACGCATTG GTCTCTGGTCCTTCGACTTGACGGTGACCCAGCTCCTGCAGGAGAACATCTGTGAGTCAGAGAGAGGTGTGGTAAACGGGGTGCAAAGCTCTATGAATTATCTGATGGATCTGCTTCACTTCATAATGGTGATCTCCGCTCCACAGCCACAGCACTTTGGCATCCTAGTTATCATTTCTGTCTTATTCATCACCACCGGGCACACTATGTACTTCCTGTATGCACACAAAGCCAAGAGAAAACGCCGCCTCGACACATAA